TCCCTcaaatgccaggcacagtggtggtgcacacctgtaatatcagcagcttgaggggctaaggcaggaggatcatgagttcaaagccagcctcagcaatttagcaagaccctgtctctaaataaaaatacaaaaaagggctggggatatggtttagtGGATCACGTGTCCCtggggctcaatccctggtactcattacacacacacacacacacacacacacacacacatccctcaAGATGTTAGTCTGGAGGCTAAAAGTATGAACAAATTCAAGAAAGGAGCTTAGTTAACTAAGATGCATTGTTAGGGCCCTTTCAGTGAGTGTGGAATGGAGTTCAGATAATTGAGAAAGTTCCTTAGACTTGTGTACCAATAGAAGGAGCTGGCTATGGACCTAGGCTAGAGGAACCTACTGGGAAGCTGTTAAATGGGGTTGCTGGTGGTGACACCAGGCTCAGGACTGCTACAGTGTTGGTAGCCCAGCACAAATTGTCTTTCCTGGGTGCCTCCCTGCAGGGTTTCCAGGTCCTTGTGGAGGTGGAGTGGCTAGATTTTGGCCATAAGTTTACTCTGATCGGTGCGGTCATGGGGAGATGACCTCGGATGATCTGAACGAGCGTTGCCCAGTGTTTCTGCAATGGCTTGAATGCGTTCATCAGCTTCAGAGGCAATTTCCTTGCTCTTTTGAGTTCAATGAAGCATTCCTGTGAGTTTGGGCTTCTGATTCTACATTTTGGGAACCATCAAAATTGGACGTGATACTTACGCAAATATTAGTGGTCCAATTTTCACATGAAAGTATGTAGCCTTTTTATAATTTAAGTAGAGGGGtcattattttctcctatttttatttgaaaacaataataaattggCATTTGTTTACTTACTGAATCCaaatgtacctttttttttcttgtaaaccTTGAGTTGTTTTAAACTTAGCTTTTAAAAGAGATGATAGAAACCCTAAATAGTAGTTAGAAATAGAAGCAATTCGTGTGTCGCATATTCCCTCCAGTCCATCTACCAAAGCCCCTACTGCCTCCAAagttctcttctcccttctcctttgaTAAAAGATGCACTATCCTTGTCCTTTTTAGCCCATCTGTTCTGCTTATACACAGTTCCCATCTCCTCCCATCTGTCCTGCTGGCTAGCTCCAgcatttctcctctttccttctgcaATGGCATATTTCCCTTTCCCAGATCACAGCTGTAAACATGCAAagtataatgtgtatatatatatatatatatatatatatatatatatatatatataatcaaaaccCTTTCTTGGTCCTGCATTCTGTTCCAGCTATTATCCTGTATCTGTGGTCTCTTTTACTGCAGAGCTCCTATATTAGCTATCTCaaatttcttctgttcttttcagCCCACTCCAGGAAGGCATGCACCATAACACTTTGCCAAAGCTACTCTTGTTAAGGTTACCAATGATCTTTCATGTTGCTGACCCAGTGATCAGTGCTTAATCTCTTTGATCCATCAATTGTAATGGCACAGTTcagtttcttttttgaaatactTTCTTCAAGTTGACCTCTTACACTTACCACTCTtattctcctcttcctttctgaCTGGTCCTTTCTGTCTGCTTTGCTGATTCCTCTTGGTCTCCCTAGTTCTGAATCTTGGAATGCCCCAGGGTTCATCCTCAAGGCTACTTTTCCATGTAACTACAATGTAACTACTTGAAGGATCTCACCCAGTCTAGTGACTTTAATTGCTCTCCATGTGATGAGAATCCATTCAGCTTAGACTTCTACACTTAACTTCAGCCACAATCATGAACACTCGGTATCGGTATTTCTATTTGGATGTCTCAATGGCATTTCAAACTTGATTCATTTAAAACTTGATTCTTGATTTCTACATCTCCCCACAAACTTAATCTTGTAAGAGTCTTCCATTTCACCATATGGCAACTTCATCCTTCCAGTCATTTAGGGCAAAAACATTTATGCCATCTTCAACTCTTCCTTCTTATTTCACATTCAGTCTATTTGAGTCTGCAGTTTTTGCTTTCAAAATGTGTCTAAAACCTATTATTTATTGTCACCTCTACTATGTCACACTGGTCCAGGCCACCATTATCTCCTACTCTCATTTCATATAGAGTCAAGCTAGTCCTTCTAAAACATTAGACAGACCATGTCATCCCCTGCTGAGAAACCTCCAGTAACTATATTTCATACAGTAAAAGCCAAAGTCCTTAAAATGGCTTAAAAGGCCTACCTCTCTAGGCTTGTTTCCtcctatcccctcccctcccttccactgGCCTCTTAACTATTTCTCAGACTGTAAATGTACTCCCCTCAGCCATTGTGCTTGTGGTTGCCTCTGCCTAGAGCATTTTCCATCAGATACCCACATgacctcctctcttccttctatcAGGTCTCAACCAGTGAGGCCTTCCCACAGCCTAGACCCCTCTCACCCTGTCCTATTGTTCTTCATAGTATTTGTCACCTCTGCCCTAGCTAGAGTAAGCTACATCAGGGCAGGAAAGCTGGTTGATAATTGCTGCATATCCATCACCTCTGGTACCTGTAGTCATGCCTGGGGCAAGTGAAATGTTCAGTAATGATTTGTGGAATAAACAAATAGTTTTACAAATGTGCTTTCAGCTTTGACACAGTTTTACGCTGACCTGCTCTTGCACCCAGCTTCTGTGCTCTGTTTCTCTTGAGGATGGCTGTTAACTCAGAAGCTCAGAGACTGTTCAACAGGGAATCTAAGAGGAAAGGGGGTGTACCAGTTTATCTTTAACTCAGGAATGCTGGTGGATAGAGTCAGGCCCTGGAGTTGGTGGCATGAAGAGGAGGCTATTGTGTGACCAACCGGGCTTCCCTATCCTGACAGCGTAAACTGAAGTGCTTTCAGACATGTTGGGGTAGATGGCTCTGCTGGGCTCCCATGTGTGCCCTACTGCATGATTTTGCCTCATTGGACTCCCATAGGTGAAACTGGTGCAGCATACCTATTCCTGCCTCTTTGGAACATTCCTGTGCAACAATGCCAAGGAGAGAGGTGAAAAGCATACTCAGGAATGAACATGTTCTGTATGGTCGCTTCTTCGGGCTGGCAGCAAGGCTTTCAAAAACCTACTGTATTCCTCTCAGTCAGAAGCTATATGTATCCTTCAGTCTTTCCTCTGTCATCAGCAGAATGAGTTTGGGGTGGGGGACAAATGGGAGCCTGTTTGAATAGTGCTTCTTTTTGTGAAGGCATCTCTATCTATGGATGAGCTGTTTCCATTTTCCCTCACTATTCTCAGAAAGAACTGTTTCCTGATGATGCTCTGACCTGCTTCTGACCACTTTGCTTAGGGTGTTTTAATATACATTTCTACTTTGCCACCCTAGACATCAATCTTTTCTGGCACTTCCTCCAGAGCTTAATTTATTCGTAGCATGTTTTGTTTAACTGGTGGAAGAGCACTTAAGTTGTTTTCTGGGTGCTTCTCATATCTCAGAAGGAGCTGTTCCTAGGCCCCTGGCACCTCCTCATGTACCAGGTGATGATATCCTCTGCAGCTTCTGTCTCAGCACAGAACTGGGTCTGATACTGATTATGTGTATGTGATTCTCTGCTCATAAGAGAGCTAGCAGGCCCTTTAAGACTTTGTTTCTCAAAGGAATACCTTCTGTTCAGCAGAGAAAACAGGCACATACATTTGCGTGTCAATAGATGGTAAAATTCCTTTGTTCAGAATGCATCTTAAACCCATAAGAAATCAAAGCAGGTTAATCAGAAGTTATATTGCTTAGCTGGGATATTCATATGCTTCTCATTACATTTAAATAATCAAATCAAAGATTTAAGCTAACTGCTTCTCTCCCCCTTCACCCTACCTCCTGGAGGAGTAACAGTGCAAGAAGAAAATACCCTCCTTTTCACATGATTAATATAAATGATCCTGTAAAGCAGGTTTGGCAGTTTCTGCTGAAGCCAGGCTTTTATACAGGAAACAAATAATCACTGTAACAGAATGACTCACTTTCTTATGCAGCAAAGCAAGCTGATGAAAGTTATCAGTCATTCAATAAAGATGACCTGAGAAATACTTAATGAAAAAATGGACCTTTAAAAGATCCTTTCAGACTTTCATGCCCATAAGAGGTGCTTAGGTGAAAAATGTTGCCAAACAGAATCTCTAGTCCTATATTGGCCTTTTTAGGAGATAGCTCTCTATCCACTGATGCTGCTTCCCCAGGGATCAGTGTCCTAGCGCTGTGGGGTGTTAGAGCTGGGAGTATATTTTTGATCTTTCCAGATATTTCTAAAATGCTTATTGGGACATATTTAAATCTGTGTCCTCTCCCCCTCTTCAGGTACTGTACCCTGTGTGCCATTTGTGTAACCTGATGCTGTGGAGTGCAGTGTATCTGCCCTGCCCATCTCCTTCTACCCCTGTGGATGACAGCTGTGCACCATATCCAGTCCCAGGCACCAGCCCTGATGATCCTCCCCTGAGCCGGTGAGCCCAGGGGTGATGCCACAGGCCTCAGGTCCTGTGTGGGTATATTCCTGTATGGGAACATGCCAGGGATGGTTAAAGATCATGATATTTTCTGGCTCCACAACATGTTCTTGGGTCTCTAAAGTTTTCTCTGGGAAGATAATCAACAGCCTAGTTTCCAGAAGTGAGTTGGGCCCTGTTCTACGACATGCACCAAGCAGtttctcagtgatagagtacatCCTCTGTGCTCTTTGTGAACCCTGGTTTGTATTTCATTCACTACTCTCTGCTCCTGCCTCCCTGACCTGATTTGTCTTCTGAGCTTGAAAGCAAATGCTGTGAGATCATAGAAATGTTGGCTTTGCTACTTATGAATTAGCTTTATTAAATTCAGAGTGATTggctaataaattaaaatattgtaatatCAAAGAATCAGCAGTCTGACCTTGCCACCAGTTGAGGAAACACAACAGCATCAGGGAGAATGCCTTTTGAAAATAACATTTGCTGTTAACTTATTTGTATGGATGGGGCATAGGTTAGAGGCAGTGCAGATACGAGGACTTATGAGGGAGCTTTGCACTCCAGAACATTATTTGAAATGTCATAGCTCCAGCTTGTTAAAACCTGTTGTCTCCTGATCTCCTCTGAATAGCCTCCAAGATTCTCACTTTTCCCAAACTTCTATCTTTTAGCATACCAAAGACTAGATCATTTGACAATCTGACCATAGCCTGCGACAGCACAGTGCCTCTGGCCAGCCGGCGAAGCAGCGACCCCAGCTTGAATGAGAAGTGGCAGGAGCACCGGCGCTCTCTGGAACTGAGCAACCTTGCTGGTCCTGGAGCGGAGCCATCTGCTGACACCCGGGTGCCCAGGGTGCTGAGCTGTCCGTGGCAGCTGGGGTGGCTGAGGGGCAGATGGAGAACATTTTGCAAGAGGCCACCAAAGAAGAGAGTGGGGCTGAAGAGCCTGCACACAGGGGTAGTGTGGAGATGCCACAGATCAAAGAGGAGAACAGGATAGCAACTGAGGGCTCAGCCATTGTACTTTACCAAGAAGCAGAGTTGGGGGTTGCTATTCTGAGGAGCCATCCAGACTCCAGCCTGTCTCTATTCTCACAGGGTATTCCTGAAGAGCAGGGTGGGCCCAGTGTTCTCTCCAGTTCACTCCAGGAACCCTACAGGGGAGAGGATTCTCGGGAGGTTCCTTTGGAGCAGCCTCCAATAGAGGATATTGCGGAGAACCAGGAGGATGCAGCTCCTTCCATCCCAGTAGATGTAAAAGTTGGTTTTGGTACCTCACTGTCTAGTTCTCTGCCACCTTCCCAAGTCCCTTTTGAGACCAGAGGACCAAACATGGACAGTTCCATGGATATGTTGATGGAAGATAATGTGAAGTCAGAAAGTGGACCCCAAGTCCACCGTAAGCCTTGCCTGGTTATCACTGGCAGGTTCAGTGGCAAAGACGTGCTTCCCCCAGCACTGGAGCCCAGGCCTGCTGAGAGGAGCCTCATTGAGAAGCCACAAGGGGGGTCTGTGGTCCACAGGACTTCTCCTGGCAGCACTCTTAGCCCAACAAAGGCCCCTTGTGCCTTGCCTTTAGCCGAATGTAAAGAGGGGTTTGTGTGTAACGGTGCCCCAGAGACTGAAAACAAGGCCTCAGAGCAGCCCCCAGCACTTGGCACCCTCCAGAAGAACTCCACACCCAATAGGCACTGTGCCAATGCGGAGGCTGGGAGGAGCAAGGACTCGCTGAGCCGCCAGCTGTCTGTCACAAGCTGCAGCTCTGTCCATTTACACTCTTGGAAACTTGCACCACAAGTGGCTGCATAGCCACTCGGGAAGGCCATCCGCAGTCAGCAGCCCTGAGCACCCTTCCCGCAGCCACCTGGATGATGATAGCATGCCTGTGTACACAGACACAATCCAACAGCGCCTGCGTCATATCGAGTCAGGCCACCAGCAGGAAGCGGAGACCTTGAAGAAACAAGTCCAGGAGCTGAAGAGTCGCCTGGAGAGCCAATACCTGACTGGATCACTGCGCTTCAGTGGGGACTTTGGAGATGAAGTGGTGTGTGGGTCATGGTTCCTCTGTAGCCGTCTGAGAGAAGATGGCAGAACGAGGATGGGCACACTTTTTTACCCAGTGCATGGTGACTGGTGAGGATTTCTAAATGAATTGAAAAGGTTTAAAGTAGCCCTGTTCACGGAGGCTGAAGATCAGCCTCAGCCATGTAAATGGAAGACTGTCTGTTGTTGCAAAGAATCCTTCAGAGAAAGGAGGCCATGCCCAGAGCACTATTTTTACAAAGTGGCGTGGTTGGATCAGCAGGTCCACCAGGGCAGCTTACACTGGGAGTTCAGTTCCCACTCCATCCTGGTCACTTCTGTCCCACATACTTCCTGGAACCCTAAGGTCCATGTTTTGACTCCAGTGTCAGTGCACACAACCTGGGTATCTCCTTTCAACTGAGTCCAGCATCATCTCTGCACCTGTTTAACCCAAGGCCCAATGGTTGATGCATCTCAGATTCGGTAGCCCTAGTACTTATGCCTGCACCTAGTCCTCAGTGCTCCCTTTTTCACCaagccctttcttcttctttttggaggAGACCGGGTTCATTCTGTTCAGCTGTGTTTGTTTGCCAACAGACTTCAATCCCTGACTTGGAAAGCAATCTGGATCAGAACTGTTTGTCTCGCTGCATCACAGAGATTTTCTCTGAAGCCAGCTGGGAGCAGGTGGATAAACAGGACACAGAGGTACAGGCTCAGCCCCTGCTCTCAGTGCTATCCATGCAACTATTTGGTGGTTTTTCTTCAGCCCCATCCCTGCCCCATGCCCCTTACCAAGGAAGAACCTCATAGCACAGTTAGTTCTGAGCTTCTGGTATTTCAGCTCCTGTGAACCCACATCAGGCCCATCATTTCTGAGCCAGAGAGACTCAGCAGGTTGGCCCTCTGTCTACGTTGCCTCTGTGAACTGGACCCTTGCCAGCTCTCACAGCAACCTAGGGTGATGCTGCCACTTTATCTCAGGGGAGATTGGAGTCCCCTCCAGGGAAACCATTTGGACGCCTTTTTTGTACTTTTGGCATCAGACCTGCTGGGCTGGTGCTTCCAGAGCCAAtatggcttactttgcttagcataatattctccaactccatctatttacctgcaattgtcatacttttattctcttttcatgctgagtaatattccattgtgtatatacaccactgtgtcttcatccattcatctattgaagggcatctgtattggttccacagtttagttattgtgaattgagctgctataaacattaatgtggctgtgtttctatagtatgctgattttaagtcctttgagtatagacggaggagtgggatagctgggtcaaatgttgttccattccaagttttccaaggaatctccatactgctttccagactggctgcatcaatttgcagtcccatcagcaatgtaagagtgtgcctttcctcccacatctttgccaacacttatttttctttgtattcttcatagctgccattctgactgcagtgagatatatatcttatagtagttttgatttgcatttctctaattgctacagatgttgaacattttttaatatattactgattgattatatatactcttctgagaagtgtcttttcagttctttggcccacttattgattgggttattttatttttcggtgttaaggtttttgtgtgctttatgtatcctagatattagtgatctatctgatgtgcttgtggtaaagagtTGCTCCAAATTACTTGCTGCCCTGAGGTTTCAACTCTGGATGGACCAactctttaccacaagcacatcagatagatcactaatctctaggatacataaagcacacaaaaaccttaacaccgaaaaataaaataacctaatcaaatcaaataacccaatctctattcacctcactgattgtttcttttgctgagaagaatcctTTTGGATTTATTCcctctcatttattgattcttttttaaaattcttgtgctataggattcttattaaggaaattggggccgaatcctacatgatggagattttggcctactttttcttccattaggcacaaggtctctagttaaattcttaggtccttgatccactttgagttgagttctgtatggtgagagatggggatttaatttcattttgttccatgtggatttccagttttctcagcaccatttgttgaagagcctatgttttctccaatgtatttttggtgccttttttaaatataagattacTGTAATTAtttgggttagtttctgtgtcctcttttctgtaccattggtctacaggtctattttggtgccaataccatgctgttttgttactattgctctgtagtataatttaagatctggaatagtaatgccaccagatCCACTCttgttgctaaggattgttttggctattctgggtctcttacttttccagatgaatttcatgactactttttctattttgatgaggaatgttattgggattttgattgggattgaacagaatctgtatagcactttgggtagtttggccattttgacaatattaattctgcttacccaaggagatctttctatcttctattgtcttcttcaacttctttattAGTGTTTTGTACTTTTCATTGGTGAGATCTTTTACCCCTTTTGTTTGATTGATTTCcaagtttctcttttttcttttttgaaggtattgtgaatgggacagttttcctaatttctctttcagttgattcatcattggtgtatagggatgcaattgatttatgggtattatttttatatcctgataagtttctgaattaatttatgaGTTCTCAAATTTTTCGGGTGGAGATTTTGGATTCTAATAAtgtctcaataaatgcagaatcagcatttgacaaaacatagCATCCAAGACACAAGGAAAATACttattgtaggaaaaaaatacttattgtAGGAAAATACttcatcattataaaaaatatatatgttaaacccTGTGCCAGTATCATTGTAAAtgggggaaaactgaaagcattccctctaaaaactggaataagacagagaTGCCGCatctctctcaccatttctattcaacaaatGTCCTTGAAACCCTACCAAGAGCAttagcaagaaaagaaagaaagaaagaaaaaagaaattaaatgatgcAAATAGGAAAACATGTGCTCAAAATTATGAACAATTCTTAATACAGGCAAATGGCAACCAAagacaaaatgaagaaagaacCTCAAAATGAAGGTCAATGTAGGCTTGTAAGATCATTCATTAAGACCTTGGAAAGAAGGAAGTAGGTGCCTACTGATCctttaagagaaagagaattgaTAATCTAAAATTTGGGCCTCTCAGATTCTACCTGTTAAAAATAGGTCCTCTatggctagggttgtagctcagtggtagagcacttgcctcatgtgtgaggcactaggttcaattctgagcaccacatataaataaatgaataaataaaggtccatcaacaactaaaaa
This portion of the Marmota flaviventris isolate mMarFla1 chromosome 6, mMarFla1.hap1, whole genome shotgun sequence genome encodes:
- the LOC139706138 gene encoding LOW QUALITY PROTEIN: phosphatidylinositol-3,5-bisphosphate 3-phosphatase MTMR3-like (The sequence of the model RefSeq protein was modified relative to this genomic sequence to represent the inferred CDS: inserted 3 bases in 2 codons; deleted 5 bases in 3 codons; substituted 2 bases at 2 genomic stop codons), which encodes MPCVLGLSVTSAQFETLAHFLTSVSTWVAPGARNSDTHSLEAPSAQVPCTPFPCSRPPRGKENELLPPAEKDEAPAGTSSEPTPISLGSGICSVIPASFVNEAGELDAPALLHSQSTRRSVRHISQKVTEDGGTEDGGGAEEDGGAEEDGGAEEDSGTEEDGDFLVKPSDRKSSPYKLHLDEETRHSLECIQANQIFPRKQLIREDENLQVPFLELHGEXTEYVGRAEDAIIALSNYRLHIKFKESLVNVPLQLIESVECRDIFQLHLTCKDCKVIRCQFSTFEQCQDWLNRLNNAIRPPATIEDLFSFAYHAWCMEVYASEKEQHGDLCRPGEHVTSRFKNEVERMGFDMNNAWRISNINEKYKLCGSYPQELIVPAWITDKELESVASFRSWKCIPAVVYRKADGLVISRSFLVHSFSQFSETQVYLVFTHPPFLMSVDSSLSNASGAESLAIQPQKLLILDARSYAAAVANRAKGGGCECPDYYPNCEVVFMGSFQSLRLLCTQTPDPGNWLSALESTKWLHHLSVLLKLALLVVQAVDCDQQPVLVHCSDGWDCTPQIVALAKLLLDPYYRTIEGFQVLVEVEWLDFGHKFSDRCGHGEMTSDDLNERCPVFLQWLECVHQLQRQFPCSFEFNEAFLXVKLVQHTYSCLFGTFLCNNAKERGEKHTQEXTCSVWSLLRAGSKAFKNLLYSSQSEAVLYPVCHLCNLMLWSAVYLPCPSPSTPVDDSCAPYPVPGTSPDDPPLSRIPKTRSFDNLTIACDSTVPLASRRSSDPSLNEKWQEHRRSLELSNLAGPGAEPSADTRVPXGAELSVAAGVAEGQMENILQEATKEESGAEEPAHRGSVEMPQIKEENRIATEGSAIVLYQEAELGVAILRSHPDSSLSLFSQGIPEEQGGPSVLSSSLQEPYRGEDSREVPLEQPPIEDIAENQEDAAPSIPVDVKVGFGTSLSSSLPPSQVPFETRGPNMDSSMDMLMEDNVKSESGPQVHRKPCLVITGRFSGKDVLPPALEPRPAERSLIEKPQGGSVVHRTSPGSTLSPTKAPCALPLAECKEGFVCNGAPETENKASEQPPALGTLQKNSTPNRHCANAEAGRSKDSLSRQLSVTSCSSVHLHSGNLHHKWLHSHSGRPSAVSSPEHPSRSHLDDDSMPVYTDTIQQRLRHIESGHQQEAETLKKQVQELKSRLESQYLTGSLRFSGDFGDEVTSIPDLESNLDQNCLSRCITEIFSEASWEQVDKQDTEVQAQPLLSVLSMQLFGGFSSAPSLPHAPYQGRTS